A stretch of Helicobacter pylori DNA encodes these proteins:
- a CDS encoding NCS2 family permease: protein MGFFKLKEHNTNIATEFRAGLTTFITMIYIVPLNALILSHANMPYEALLSATAIITILSSVFNGLWANTPIAMSVGLGLSAYFSFGLVQGLKLPWQSALGIVALSGAIFVILSFTKFRSWVMRSIPSDLRRAVSAGIGAFIAFIGLKEMHIVVTHKATLVTLGDFGDPHVLLGVVGIILTFALYTLKIRGSFIIAVLITSILAWVLKLAPYPSEFFSMPASIGPIAFQLDFKGIFFDASGAFTLALVPVIITFFVTDLFDSLGTLAGIGHKTDFFNDEEKNKELEKTLEADAVASLGSAVVGVSTTTAFIESASGVEEGGRTGLTAVFTGLFFVLTLFCLPLLKAIPGNAIYPVLVVVGVLMFSVLEGVNFKDMAISVSTFLTVVMMPLTFSIADGLAFGFLSYSIIKLVQKDFKALNSGIIILCIISVSVFIFR, encoded by the coding sequence ATGGGGTTTTTCAAGCTTAAAGAACACAACACTAACATTGCCACCGAGTTTAGAGCGGGTTTAACGACTTTTATCACCATGATTTACATCGTGCCCTTAAACGCTCTTATCCTTTCTCACGCCAACATGCCTTATGAAGCCCTTTTGAGCGCAACGGCCATTATCACTATCTTATCGAGCGTGTTTAACGGATTATGGGCAAACACCCCCATCGCCATGAGTGTAGGATTAGGGCTATCAGCTTATTTTAGCTTTGGGCTAGTTCAGGGGCTAAAACTCCCTTGGCAGAGCGCTTTAGGCATCGTAGCGCTCTCGGGAGCGATTTTTGTGATTTTGTCTTTCACTAAATTTAGAAGTTGGGTCATGCGAAGCATTCCTAGCGATTTAAGGCGTGCGGTGAGCGCGGGGATAGGGGCTTTTATCGCGTTTATTGGCCTTAAAGAAATGCATATCGTCGTTACCCATAAGGCTACGCTTGTAACCTTAGGCGATTTTGGCGATCCGCATGTGTTATTGGGGGTTGTGGGGATCATTCTAACTTTCGCGCTCTACACGCTCAAAATCAGGGGTTCTTTCATTATAGCGGTCTTAATCACTTCCATTCTCGCATGGGTTTTAAAGCTAGCCCCTTACCCTAGCGAGTTTTTTTCCATGCCCGCTAGCATTGGCCCTATCGCCTTTCAATTAGATTTTAAGGGCATTTTTTTTGATGCGAGTGGGGCTTTCACTTTAGCGTTAGTGCCAGTTATTATCACTTTTTTTGTAACCGATTTGTTTGATTCTTTAGGCACGCTTGCAGGGATTGGCCACAAGACTGATTTTTTCAATGATGAAGAAAAAAATAAGGAATTGGAAAAGACTTTGGAAGCGGATGCGGTGGCTTCTTTAGGGAGCGCGGTGGTGGGCGTTTCTACTACGACAGCTTTTATAGAAAGCGCAAGTGGGGTTGAAGAGGGGGGTCGCACAGGGCTGACAGCGGTTTTTACCGGATTATTTTTTGTTTTAACGCTCTTTTGCTTGCCTCTTTTAAAAGCCATTCCTGGCAATGCGATTTATCCGGTGCTAGTGGTAGTAGGGGTTTTGATGTTTAGCGTGTTAGAGGGGGTGAATTTTAAAGACATGGCCATTAGCGTTTCCACTTTTTTAACCGTGGTGATGATGCCCTTAACCTTCTCCATTGCCGATGGCTTAGCCTTTGGCTTTTTGTCTTATAGTATCATCAAATTGGTTCAAAAAGACTTCAAAGCGCTCAATTCAGGCATCATCATTCTCTGCATCATTTCTGTTTCTGTATTTATCTTTCGTTAA
- a CDS encoding sugar MFS transporter, with protein MQKTSNTLALGSLTALFFLMGFITVLNDILIPHLKPIFDLTYFEASLIQFCFFGAYFIMGGVFGNVISKIGYPFGVVLGFVITASGCALFYPAAHFGSYGFFLGALFILASGIVCLQTAGNPFVTLLSKGKEARNLVLVQAFNSLGTTLGPIFGSLLIFSTTKMGDNASLIDKLADAKSVQMPYLGLAAFSLLLALIMYLLKLPDVEKEMPKETTQKSLFSHKHFVFGALGIFFYVGGEVAIGSFLVLSFEKLLNLDPQSSAHYLVYYWGGAMVGRFLGSVLMNKIAPNKYLAFNALSSIVLIALAILIGGKIALFALTFVGFFNSIMFPTIFSLATLNLGHLTSKASGVISMAIVGGALIPPIQGAVTDMLTATESNLLYAYGVPLLCYFYILFFALKGYKQEENS; from the coding sequence ATGCAAAAAACTTCTAACACTTTGGCGCTGGGGAGTTTGACAGCGCTATTCTTTCTAATGGGTTTTATCACGGTTTTAAACGACATTTTGATCCCGCATTTAAAGCCCATTTTTGACTTGACCTATTTTGAAGCTTCACTCATTCAATTTTGCTTTTTTGGGGCGTATTTCATCATGGGAGGAGTTTTTGGGAATGTGATCAGTAAAATCGGCTACCCTTTTGGCGTGGTGCTTGGTTTTGTGATCACAGCGAGCGGGTGCGCGTTGTTTTATCCGGCGGCGCATTTTGGATCCTATGGGTTTTTCTTGGGCGCGTTGTTTATTTTAGCGAGCGGGATTGTGTGCTTACAAACCGCTGGTAATCCCTTTGTAACCTTGCTTTCTAAAGGTAAAGAAGCCAGAAACCTGGTTTTAGTCCAGGCGTTCAACTCGCTTGGCACGACTTTAGGGCCTATTTTTGGGAGCTTGTTGATTTTTAGCACGACTAAAATGGGCGATAATGCAAGTTTGATAGACAAATTAGCGGACGCTAAAAGCGTTCAAATGCCTTATTTGGGCTTGGCGGCGTTTTCGCTTCTTTTAGCGCTCATCATGTATCTTTTGAAATTGCCTGATGTGGAAAAAGAAATGCCTAAAGAAACGACGCAAAAAAGCCTGTTTTCGCACAAACACTTTGTTTTTGGGGCTTTGGGGATCTTTTTTTATGTGGGGGGAGAAGTGGCGATTGGCTCATTCTTGGTGCTAAGCTTTGAAAAGCTTTTGAATTTAGACCCTCAATCAAGCGCGCATTACTTGGTGTATTATTGGGGAGGCGCGATGGTGGGCCGTTTCTTAGGCAGTGTGTTGATGAATAAAATTGCCCCTAATAAATACCTGGCTTTCAACGCTTTAAGCTCTATCGTGCTTATCGCTTTGGCTATTCTCATTGGAGGCAAGATCGCTTTATTCGCTCTGACTTTTGTGGGCTTTTTCAACTCTATCATGTTCCCTACAATCTTTTCTTTGGCTACGCTCAATTTAGGGCATCTCACTTCTAAGGCTTCTGGGGTGATTAGCATGGCGATTGTAGGAGGGGCGTTAATCCCCCCCATTCAAGGTGCGGTTACAGACATGCTAACAGCAACCGAATCAAATTTGCTCTACGCTTATGGTGTGCCGTTATTGTGCTATTTTTATATCCTCTTCTTTGCGCTTAAAGGGTATAAGCAAGAAGAAAACTCCTAA
- a CDS encoding transporter substrate-binding domain-containing protein produces MKTNGLFKMWGLFLVLIALVFSACSDSHKEKKDALEVIKQRGVLKVGVFSDKPPFGSVDSKGKYQGYDVVIAKRMALDLLGDENKIEFIPVEASARVEFLKANKVDIIMANFTRTKEREKVVTFANPYMKVALGVISKDGVIKNIEELKDKELIVNKGTTADFYFTKNYPNIKLLKFEQNTETFLALLNNKAIALAHDNTLLLAWTKQHPEFKLGITSLGDKDVIAPAIKKGNPKLLEWLNNEIDSLISSDFLKEAYKETLEPVYGDGIKPEEIIFE; encoded by the coding sequence ATGAAAACAAACGGGCTTTTTAAAATGTGGGGGCTATTTTTAGTTTTAATCGCTTTAGTCTTTAGTGCATGTTCTGATAGCCATAAAGAAAAGAAGGACGCTTTAGAAGTCATTAAACAAAGGGGGGTTTTAAAGGTGGGGGTTTTTAGCGATAAGCCTCCTTTTGGCTCTGTGGATTCTAAAGGGAAATATCAAGGCTATGATGTAGTCATCGCCAAACGCATGGCCCTTGATTTATTGGGCGATGAAAATAAGATTGAGTTTATTCCTGTAGAAGCTTCAGCTAGGGTGGAATTTTTAAAAGCCAATAAAGTGGATATTATCATGGCTAATTTCACGCGCACCAAAGAAAGAGAAAAAGTCGTTACTTTCGCTAATCCGTATATGAAAGTCGCTTTAGGGGTGATTTCTAAAGATGGAGTCATTAAAAATATAGAAGAGTTGAAGGATAAAGAGTTGATTGTGAATAAAGGCACGACAGCGGATTTTTATTTCACTAAAAATTACCCCAATATCAAACTTTTGAAATTTGAGCAAAACACAGAGACTTTTTTAGCCCTTTTAAACAATAAGGCTATCGCTCTAGCCCATGACAACACTTTATTGCTCGCTTGGACGAAACAACACCCTGAATTTAAACTAGGCATTACAAGCCTTGGCGATAAGGATGTGATCGCTCCAGCGATTAAAAAAGGCAACCCTAAGCTTTTAGAATGGTTGAATAACGAGATTGATTCCCTCATTTCTAGCGACTTCTTAAAAGAAGCTTATAAGGAGACTTTAGAGCCTGTTTATGGCGATGGAATCAAACCGGAAGAAATTATTTTTGAATGA
- a CDS encoding amino acid ABC transporter ATP-binding protein translates to MSAILETKGLKKTYQNHLVLDGINFTLNKGEVAVILGPSGCGKSTFLKCLNGLEKIDEGEILFENTNLNNKATNWNQMRQKIGMVFQNYELFPHLNVLDNILLAPLKVQKRSKDEVISQAVELLKRVGLEHKQQAYPKELSGGQKQRVAIVRSLCMRPKIMLFDEVTASLDPEMVKEVLEVILELATTGMSMVIVTHEMKFAQKIAHKIVFFDSGKIAEENSAKEFFNHPKSQRAQKFLETFHFLGSC, encoded by the coding sequence ATGAGCGCGATTTTAGAAACCAAAGGGTTAAAAAAAACCTATCAAAACCATTTGGTTTTAGACGGCATCAATTTCACTTTAAATAAGGGTGAAGTGGCAGTGATTTTAGGGCCTAGCGGGTGCGGGAAAAGCACTTTTTTAAAATGCCTAAACGGGCTTGAAAAGATTGATGAAGGTGAAATTCTTTTTGAAAACACTAACCTTAACAATAAGGCCACTAACTGGAATCAAATGCGCCAAAAAATAGGCATGGTGTTTCAAAATTATGAATTGTTCCCGCATTTAAACGTGTTAGATAATATCTTACTCGCTCCTTTAAAAGTGCAAAAACGATCCAAAGATGAGGTCATTTCTCAAGCCGTAGAGCTTTTAAAGCGAGTGGGTTTGGAGCATAAACAACAAGCTTACCCTAAAGAATTGAGCGGTGGGCAAAAACAACGAGTAGCCATCGTGCGTTCTTTATGTATGCGGCCAAAAATCATGCTTTTTGATGAAGTAACCGCCTCATTAGATCCTGAAATGGTTAAAGAAGTTTTAGAAGTGATTTTAGAACTAGCCACAACGGGCATGAGCATGGTGATTGTAACGCATGAAATGAAATTCGCGCAAAAAATCGCTCATAAAATCGTGTTTTTTGATAGCGGTAAGATCGCTGAAGAAAACAGCGCTAAAGAATTTTTTAACCACCCGAAATCTCAAAGAGCGCAAAAATTTTTAGAAACTTTCCATTTTTTAGGGAGCTGTTAA
- a CDS encoding amino acid ABC transporter permease (The N-terminal region of this protein, as described by TIGR01726, is a three transmembrane segment that identifies a subfamily of ABC transporter permease subunits, which specificities that include histidine, arginine, glutamine, glutamate, L-cystine (sic), the opines (in Agrobacterium) octopine and nopaline, etc.), which translates to MGVLLELDNLKRLLEGFETTLLIALSSAVISIVVGILLGSLMAFGSKIMVLACRVYLESIRIIPLLAWLFIVYFGLASWFDLHISAVLASVIVFSLWGGAEMMDLTRGVLTSVSKHQVESALALGLDSKKVIFNIIFPQSFLSLLPSSLNLFTRMIKTTALVSLIGAIDLLKVGQQIIELNLLRMPNASFVVYGVILMFYFSLCYSLSLYSSYLEKKFQHIRG; encoded by the coding sequence ATGGGAGTTTTGTTAGAATTAGACAACCTTAAGCGTTTGTTAGAAGGGTTTGAAACCACTCTTTTAATCGCTCTTAGCTCTGCGGTTATTTCAATCGTTGTTGGAATACTTTTGGGGAGTTTGATGGCGTTTGGCTCTAAAATAATGGTTTTGGCGTGTCGTGTGTATTTAGAAAGCATTCGCATTATCCCGCTTTTAGCATGGCTGTTTATCGTGTATTTCGGGTTAGCGAGCTGGTTTGATTTGCATATTAGCGCTGTTTTAGCGAGCGTTATTGTTTTTAGTTTGTGGGGGGGCGCTGAAATGATGGATTTAACCAGAGGGGTTTTAACTTCCGTGAGCAAACACCAAGTAGAAAGCGCTCTAGCCTTAGGTTTAGATTCAAAAAAGGTGATTTTTAATATTATTTTCCCTCAAAGCTTTTTGTCTTTATTGCCCTCAAGCCTTAATTTATTCACGCGCATGATCAAAACCACGGCTTTAGTCTCTCTCATTGGAGCGATTGATTTGTTAAAAGTGGGCCAGCAAATCATAGAGCTTAACCTCTTACGCATGCCCAATGCGAGCTTTGTGGTTTATGGCGTTATCTTAATGTTTTATTTTAGTTTATGCTATAGTTTGAGCCTGTATAGTTCCTATTTAGAAAAAAAATTCCAACACATTAGAGGGTAA
- a CDS encoding amino acid ABC transporter permease: MALDWDFMFHSIPAFFKGLELTLYISFFGILLSLLVGFLCAIVLYFKTRFISPIIYIYGEIARNTPLLIQLFFLYYGLNEIGLSALECAVLALGFLGGGYMSQSFLLGFKSLASIQRESALSLGFSPLKMMYYIILPQSLSVSMPSIGANVIFLLKETSVVGAIALTDIMFVAKDLIGIYYKTTESLLMLSLTYLIALLPLSVLFVILERSFKKKVA, translated from the coding sequence ATGGCATTAGATTGGGATTTTATGTTTCACTCCATCCCTGCGTTTTTTAAGGGGTTAGAACTCACGCTTTATATTTCTTTCTTTGGGATTTTGCTCTCTCTTTTGGTGGGGTTTTTGTGCGCGATCGTTTTGTATTTTAAAACGCGCTTTATCTCCCCTATTATCTATATCTATGGCGAAATCGCTAGGAACACGCCCCTACTTATCCAGCTTTTCTTTTTGTATTACGGGTTGAATGAAATCGGTTTGAGCGCTTTAGAGTGCGCGGTTTTAGCGTTAGGGTTTTTGGGTGGGGGGTATATGAGTCAAAGTTTTTTGCTTGGGTTTAAAAGCTTAGCTTCCATTCAAAGAGAAAGCGCTTTGAGTTTAGGGTTTAGCCCTTTGAAGATGATGTATTATATTATTCTGCCTCAAAGTTTAAGCGTTTCTATGCCTTCCATAGGGGCGAATGTGATTTTTTTACTCAAAGAAACTTCTGTGGTGGGCGCGATAGCCCTAACCGATATTATGTTTGTGGCGAAAGATTTGATTGGCATTTATTATAAAACGACTGAAAGCCTTTTGATGTTAAGCCTCACTTATTTGATCGCTTTGCTCCCTTTAAGCGTTTTGTTTGTGATCTTAGAGCGTTCCTTTAAAAAGAAAGTGGCTTAA
- a CDS encoding carbon starvation CstA family protein — translation MVKQSLNGEDMQKSLVSLAWVFVAILGAICLGVLALHKGESINTLWLVVASACIYSIGYRFYSHFIAYKVLKLDDNRATPACVRNDGKDFVPTDKAITFGHHFAAIAGAGPLVGPILAAQMGYLPSILWILIGSVLGGCVHDFVVLFASIRRDGKSLGEMIKLEMGQFVGMIASLGILGIMLIIIAILAMVVVKALAHSPWGFFTIAMTIPIAILMGLYMRFFRPHKILEVSVIGFILLIIAIYAGKYVSLDPKLASIFTFEASSLAWMIMGYGFVASILPVWFLLAPRDYLSTFLKIGVIGVLVVAIVFVAPPLQIPKITPFVDGSGPVFAGSVFPFLFITVACGTISGFHALISSGTTPKMLAKESDARLVGYGSMVMESVVALMALVCAGILHPGLYFAINSPEVSIGKDIADAASVISSWGFSISAEEIREMTKNIGESSILSRTGGAPTFAIGLAMIVYHILGDPSVMAFWYHFAILFEALFILTAVDAGTRTARFMIQDLLGNVYKPLGNLSSYKAGIFATLLCVAGWGYFLYQGTIDPKGGIYTLWPLFGVSNQMLAGMALLLVTVVLFKMGRFKGAMISALPAVLILSITFYSGILKVAPKSNDSVLNNVSHVAQMQIIKEKMATTTDEKALKTLQKSFFNHAIDAILCVFFMLVALLVLIVSVRICSNAYFKNKIYPPLAETPYIKAA, via the coding sequence ATGGTTAAACAATCATTAAATGGAGAGGACATGCAAAAAAGTTTAGTTTCTTTGGCTTGGGTTTTTGTCGCTATTTTAGGGGCGATCTGTTTAGGGGTGTTAGCCTTACACAAGGGTGAGAGCATTAACACGCTATGGCTTGTAGTAGCGAGCGCTTGCATTTATAGCATAGGCTATCGTTTTTATAGCCATTTTATCGCTTATAAGGTGTTAAAGCTAGACGATAACAGAGCCACGCCCGCATGCGTAAGGAATGACGGCAAGGATTTTGTGCCAACCGATAAAGCCATCACCTTTGGGCATCATTTCGCCGCTATTGCTGGGGCTGGCCCTTTAGTAGGCCCGATACTGGCCGCTCAAATGGGTTACTTGCCCTCTATCTTATGGATTTTGATAGGCTCGGTTTTAGGGGGTTGCGTGCATGATTTTGTGGTACTTTTTGCTTCCATTAGGCGCGATGGCAAGTCTTTAGGCGAAATGATCAAGCTTGAAATGGGTCAATTTGTAGGGATGATCGCAAGTCTGGGCATTTTAGGGATCATGCTCATTATCATTGCGATTTTAGCGATGGTGGTGGTGAAGGCTTTAGCGCATTCGCCTTGGGGCTTTTTTACGATCGCAATGACTATTCCCATTGCGATTCTTATGGGGCTTTACATGCGGTTTTTCAGGCCGCATAAGATTTTAGAAGTTTCTGTTATCGGCTTTATTTTGTTGATTATAGCGATTTATGCGGGTAAATACGTTTCTTTAGATCCCAAACTAGCGTCAATTTTTACTTTTGAGGCTAGCTCTTTAGCGTGGATGATCATGGGTTATGGTTTTGTGGCTTCTATTTTACCGGTATGGTTTTTACTCGCTCCACGAGATTATTTAAGCACTTTTTTAAAAATTGGCGTTATAGGGGTGTTGGTTGTGGCTATTGTTTTTGTCGCTCCGCCTTTACAAATCCCTAAAATCACGCCCTTTGTAGATGGCAGTGGGCCTGTGTTTGCAGGAAGCGTGTTCCCTTTCTTGTTTATCACGGTGGCTTGCGGGACGATTAGCGGCTTTCATGCTTTAATTTCTTCAGGCACGACCCCTAAAATGCTCGCTAAAGAAAGCGACGCCAGGCTAGTGGGCTATGGCTCTATGGTGATGGAGAGCGTTGTGGCTCTTATGGCGTTGGTGTGCGCAGGGATCTTGCACCCAGGGCTTTATTTCGCTATCAATTCGCCAGAAGTGAGCATCGGTAAAGATATAGCTGATGCGGCTTCGGTGATTAGCTCATGGGGGTTTAGTATCAGCGCTGAAGAAATCCGTGAAATGACCAAAAACATCGGCGAAAGCTCCATTTTGAGCCGCACCGGTGGGGCGCCCACTTTTGCGATCGGTTTAGCGATGATCGTGTATCACATTTTAGGGGATCCAAGCGTGATGGCGTTTTGGTACCATTTTGCGATTTTGTTTGAAGCTTTGTTCATTTTAACCGCTGTGGATGCTGGCACACGAACCGCTCGTTTTATGATTCAAGATCTGCTCGGTAATGTTTATAAGCCTTTGGGTAATCTTAGTTCTTATAAGGCTGGGATTTTTGCCACTCTTTTGTGCGTGGCAGGGTGGGGGTATTTCTTGTATCAAGGCACGATCGATCCTAAAGGGGGGATTTATACGCTATGGCCTTTATTTGGCGTGAGCAACCAGATGTTAGCGGGCATGGCGTTGTTGTTGGTTACGGTGGTGTTGTTTAAAATGGGGCGTTTTAAGGGGGCGATGATAAGCGCCTTACCGGCAGTTTTGATTTTATCCATCACTTTTTATAGCGGTATTTTAAAGGTGGCGCCAAAGAGTAATGATAGCGTGTTGAATAATGTTTCTCATGTGGCGCAAATGCAAATCATCAAAGAAAAAATGGCTACCACTACCGATGAAAAAGCGCTAAAAACGCTCCAAAAATCCTTTTTTAACCATGCGATTGATGCGATTTTGTGCGTGTTTTTCATGCTTGTAGCGCTTTTGGTGCTGATTGTGAGCGTTAGGATTTGCTCAAACGCTTATTTCAAAAACAAAATTTACCCGCCGCTGGCTGAAACGCCCTACATCAAAGCCGCTTGA
- the hofH gene encoding outer membrane beta-barrel protein HofH, translating to MKKASQVLFFGAFLSSSLQGFEAKLNGFVDQSSTIGFNQHKINKERGIYPMQQFATIAGYLGLGFSLLPKKVSDHVLKGKIGGMVGSIFYDGTKKFEDGSVAYNLFGYYDGFMGGYTNILQTDSLETQNMKHNKNVRNYVFSDAYLEYAYKNYFEIKAGRYLSTMPYKSGQTQGFQVSGQYKHARLTWFSSFGRAFAYGSFLMDWFAARTTYSGGFTKNDKGGYDSHGRKVLYGTHAVQLTYKPHRFLIEGFYYLSPQIFNAPGVKIGWDSNPNFSGTGFRSDTAVIGFFPIYYPWMIVKSNGSPVYRYDTPATQNGQNLIIRQRFDINNYNVSIAFYKVFQNANGWIGNMGNPSGVIMGSNSVYAGFTGTALKRDAATIFLSCGGTHFAKKFTWKFATQYSNSVVSWEARAMISLGYKFNEYLSGSVDLAYYGVHTNKGFKPGENGPVPKDFPALYSDRSALYTALVASF from the coding sequence ATGAAAAAGGCAAGTCAGGTTTTATTCTTTGGGGCATTTTTAAGCTCTTCTTTACAAGGTTTTGAAGCTAAGCTCAATGGCTTTGTGGATCAATCCAGCACTATCGGTTTTAACCAGCATAAAATCAATAAAGAAAGAGGCATCTACCCTATGCAGCAATTCGCAACGATTGCGGGCTATTTAGGGCTTGGTTTTAGCCTGTTACCCAAAAAGGTTTCAGATCATGTTCTAAAAGGCAAAATAGGGGGCATGGTCGGATCTATTTTCTATGACGGCACGAAGAAGTTTGAAGACGGATCTGTGGCTTACAACCTCTTTGGTTATTACGATGGGTTCATGGGGGGCTATACGAATATCTTACAGACCGATAGCCTTGAGACACAGAACATGAAACACAATAAAAATGTCCGCAACTATGTCTTTAGCGACGCGTATTTAGAATACGCTTATAAGAATTATTTTGAAATAAAAGCCGGGCGCTATCTCTCCACTATGCCTTATAAAAGCGGTCAAACGCAAGGCTTTCAAGTTTCTGGGCAATACAAGCATGCGCGCTTGACTTGGTTTAGCTCTTTTGGGAGGGCGTTCGCTTACGGCTCGTTTTTAATGGATTGGTTTGCCGCACGGACCACTTATAGCGGAGGCTTTACCAAAAACGATAAGGGAGGTTATGATAGCCATGGGCGAAAGGTGCTTTATGGCACGCATGCGGTGCAACTCACCTATAAACCTCATCGTTTTCTCATAGAAGGCTTTTATTACCTTTCGCCTCAAATCTTTAACGCTCCAGGCGTTAAGATTGGTTGGGACTCTAACCCCAATTTTAGCGGCACAGGCTTTCGCTCTGATACAGCTGTCATAGGGTTTTTCCCCATTTACTACCCTTGGATGATCGTTAAATCCAATGGAAGCCCAGTCTATAGATACGACACGCCAGCCACTCAAAACGGGCAAAACCTCATTATCCGCCAACGCTTTGATATAAACAATTACAATGTTTCCATCGCTTTTTATAAAGTCTTTCAAAACGCTAATGGTTGGATAGGCAACATGGGGAATCCAAGCGGTGTGATCATGGGGAGTAACAGCGTCTATGCGGGTTTTACAGGCACAGCCCTTAAAAGAGACGCCGCTACCATTTTCCTTTCTTGTGGCGGCACTCATTTTGCCAAAAAATTCACATGGAAATTCGCCACGCAATATTCCAATTCAGTAGTCTCTTGGGAAGCGAGAGCGATGATCTCTTTAGGCTATAAATTCAATGAATATTTGAGCGGTAGCGTGGATCTTGCGTATTATGGCGTGCATACTAACAAAGGCTTTAAACCGGGTGAAAACGGGCCTGTGCCTAAAGACTTCCCCGCCCTTTATTCTGACAGGAGCGCTTTATACACGGCTCTAGTAGCATCTTTTTGA
- the pgi gene encoding glucose-6-phosphate isomerase has translation MLTQLKTYPKLLKHYEEIKEAHMRDWFFKDKERASRYFVQLESLSLDYSKNRLNDTTLKLLFELANDCSLKEKIEAMFKGEKINTTEKRAVLHTALRSLNDAEILLDNMEVLKSVRSVLKRMRAFSDSVRSGKRLGYTNQVITDIVNIGIGGSDLGALMVCTALKRYGHPRLKMHFVSNVDGTQILDILEKINPASTLFIVASKTFSTQETLTNALTARKWFVERSGDEKHIAKHFVAVSTNKEAVQQFGIDEHNMFEFWDFVGGRYSLWSAIGLSIMIYLGKKNFNALLKGAYLMDEHFRSTPFESNLPVLMGLIGVWYINFFQSKSHLIAPYDQYLRHFPKFIQQLDMESNGKRISKKGEIIPYDTCPVVWGDMGINAQHAFFQLLHQGTHLIPIDFIASLDKKPNAKGHHEILFSNVLAQAQAFMKGKSYEEALGELLSKGLDKDEAKDLAHHRVFFGNRPSNILLLEKISPSNIGALVALYEHKVFVQGVIWDINSFDQWGVELGKELAVPILQELEGHKSNAYFDSSTKHLIELYKNYNQ, from the coding sequence ATGCTAACCCAATTAAAAACTTATCCAAAATTACTCAAACATTATGAAGAAATCAAAGAAGCGCATATGCGCGATTGGTTTTTTAAAGATAAAGAGCGAGCGAGCCGTTATTTCGTGCAATTGGAAAGCTTGAGCTTGGATTATTCCAAAAACCGCTTGAACGATACCACCTTAAAGCTTCTTTTTGAATTAGCGAACGATTGCTCTTTAAAAGAAAAGATTGAAGCGATGTTTAAGGGCGAAAAAATCAACACCACCGAAAAAAGGGCCGTTTTACACACCGCCTTAAGAAGCTTGAATGACGCAGAAATCTTGCTAGACAACATGGAAGTGTTAAAAAGCGTTCGGAGCGTTTTAAAACGCATGCGAGCCTTTAGCGATAGCGTGAGGAGTGGTAAAAGATTGGGCTATACCAATCAAGTGATCACTGATATTGTCAATATCGGCATTGGGGGGTCAGATTTAGGCGCTTTAATGGTTTGCACCGCCTTAAAACGCTACGGCCATCCGAGATTAAAAATGCATTTTGTGTCTAATGTGGATGGCACGCAGATTTTAGACATTTTGGAAAAAATCAATCCGGCTAGCACACTTTTTATCGTGGCTTCTAAGACTTTTTCCACTCAAGAAACCTTAACCAACGCCCTAACCGCTAGAAAATGGTTTGTAGAAAGGAGCGGCGATGAAAAGCATATCGCTAAGCACTTTGTAGCGGTATCCACCAATAAAGAAGCCGTGCAACAATTTGGCATTGACGAGCATAACATGTTTGAATTTTGGGATTTTGTAGGGGGGCGATATAGCTTGTGGTCGGCTATTGGCTTATCCATTATGATCTATTTAGGGAAGAAAAATTTTAACGCTCTTTTGAAAGGAGCGTATTTGATGGATGAGCATTTTAGAAGCACCCCTTTTGAAAGCAATTTACCCGTTTTAATGGGGCTAATTGGCGTGTGGTATATCAATTTTTTCCAATCCAAAAGCCACTTGATCGCTCCTTATGATCAGTATTTAAGGCATTTCCCCAAATTCATTCAGCAATTAGATATGGAAAGCAATGGCAAACGCATCAGCAAAAAAGGCGAAATCATCCCCTATGACACCTGCCCTGTTGTTTGGGGCGATATGGGCATTAACGCTCAGCACGCCTTTTTCCAGCTCTTGCATCAAGGCACGCATTTAATCCCCATCGATTTTATCGCCTCTTTGGATAAAAAGCCTAACGCTAAAGGCCACCATGAGATTTTATTCAGCAATGTTTTAGCGCAAGCACAAGCCTTCATGAAAGGCAAGAGTTATGAAGAAGCGCTTGGGGAATTGCTTTCTAAAGGCTTAGACAAAGATGAAGCCAAAGACTTGGCCCACCACAGGGTGTTTTTTGGCAACCGCCCCTCTAATATCCTTTTATTAGAAAAGATTTCACCAAGCAATATTGGGGCGTTGGTGGCTCTTTATGAGCATAAGGTCTTTGTGCAGGGGGTTATTTGGGATATTAACAGCTTTGATCAATGGGGCGTGGAGCTTGGGAAAGAATTAGCCGTGCCGATTTTACAGGAATTAGAAGGGCATAAAAGCAACGCTTATTTTGACAGCTCCACTAAGCATTTAATAGAATTGTATAAGAACTATAACCAATAG